A window from Enterocloster bolteae encodes these proteins:
- a CDS encoding transposon-encoded TnpW family protein, whose translation MDLLLFIDCIICLRKKGGFSLTQNQTPVTTTEHKIGKVTYLVCSSASERATDTLDKKIKKLIRKDMELNPANARK comes from the coding sequence GTGGACTTGCTGCTATTCATAGACTGTATTATATGTTTGCGAAAGAAAGGGGGATTTTCTTTGACGCAAAACCAGACGCCCGTTACCACAACGGAGCATAAAATCGGAAAAGTTACTTACCTTGTATGTTCGTCCGCAAGTGAACGCGCAACGGACACACTGGATAAAAAGATAAAGAAGCTCATTCGCAAGGACATGGAGCTGAACCCCGCAAACGCCCGGAAATAG
- a CDS encoding recombinase family protein: MLQTDKITALYCRLSQEDMQAGESESIQNQKLILQKYADEHHFFNTRFFVDDGFSGVSFEREGLQAMLHEVEAGNVATVITKDLSRLGRNYLKTGELIEIVFPEYEVRYIAINDGVDTAREDNEFTPLRNWFNEFYARDTSKKIRAVKQAKAQKGERVNGEAPYGYLIDPDNRNHLIPDPETAHVVKQIFAMYVRGDRMCEIQNWLRDNEILTVGELRYRRTGSKRHPRPQLNAWYNWPDKTLYDILTRKEYLGHTITGKTYKVSYKSKKTKKNPEEKRYFFPNTHEPLIDEETFELAQKRIATRQRPTKVDEIDLFSGLLFCGDCGYKMYAVRGAGTLERKHAYTCGNYRNRARNDMLCTTHYIRKSVLKELVLADLQRVTSYVKEHEQEFIETANECSAKAVQKTLTQQRKELDKAQNRINELNILFRKLYEDNALGKLSDEQFAFLTSGYDEEKKTLTRRIAELSQEIDNATERSADVKRFVALVRRYTAIEELTYENVHEFIDRILIHELDKETNTRKIEIFYSFVGRVDTGDKPTESISYFRQIGADVKSYAI, translated from the coding sequence ATGTTACAGACAGACAAGATTACCGCTTTATATTGCAGATTGAGCCAGGAAGATATGCAAGCCGGGGAAAGCGAAAGCATACAGAACCAAAAACTGATTTTACAAAAGTATGCTGACGAACACCACTTTTTCAACACACGCTTTTTTGTAGACGACGGATTTTCCGGCGTGAGCTTTGAGCGTGAGGGGCTTCAAGCCATGCTGCATGAGGTTGAAGCCGGGAACGTGGCGACCGTCATAACAAAAGACCTTTCCCGTCTGGGACGTAATTATCTGAAAACCGGCGAACTGATAGAGATTGTTTTCCCCGAATACGAAGTGCGCTACATTGCCATTAACGACGGTGTAGACACAGCGAGGGAAGATAACGAGTTTACCCCTCTGCGGAACTGGTTCAACGAGTTTTACGCCCGCGACACCTCAAAGAAAATCCGGGCTGTCAAACAGGCAAAGGCACAGAAAGGCGAGCGCGTCAACGGCGAAGCTCCTTACGGCTACCTTATCGACCCGGATAACCGCAATCATCTGATACCCGACCCGGAAACGGCACACGTCGTAAAACAGATTTTTGCAATGTATGTACGGGGCGACCGTATGTGTGAAATCCAGAACTGGCTGCGGGACAATGAGATATTGACCGTCGGGGAACTGCGCTACCGCAGGACAGGGAGCAAACGCCACCCCCGCCCACAGCTCAACGCATGGTACAACTGGCCGGATAAGACACTGTACGACATTCTGACAAGGAAAGAGTATTTAGGGCATACCATAACCGGGAAAACCTACAAGGTATCTTATAAGTCGAAAAAGACGAAAAAGAACCCGGAGGAAAAAAGGTATTTCTTCCCCAACACTCACGAACCTTTGATTGATGAAGAAACCTTTGAACTTGCACAGAAGCGGATTGCCACCCGGCAACGCCCGACAAAGGTTGATGAAATTGACCTGTTTTCCGGGCTGCTCTTTTGTGGGGACTGCGGCTACAAAATGTATGCAGTACGCGGAGCCGGGACGCTTGAACGGAAACACGCCTACACTTGCGGCAACTACCGCAACCGGGCAAGAAATGATATGCTCTGCACTACGCATTATATCCGCAAAAGCGTATTGAAAGAACTTGTCCTTGCAGACTTGCAGCGAGTAACGTCTTATGTGAAAGAGCATGAACAGGAGTTTATCGAAACCGCCAACGAGTGCAGCGCAAAGGCAGTACAAAAGACGCTGACACAGCAGCGGAAAGAACTTGACAAGGCGCAGAACCGTATTAACGAGCTGAACATCTTATTCCGCAAGCTCTACGAGGACAACGCTTTAGGGAAACTTTCAGATGAACAATTTGCTTTTCTGACTTCCGGCTATGATGAAGAAAAAAAGACGCTGACCCGGAGGATTGCGGAGCTGTCACAGGAAATCGACAACGCCACCGAGCGCAGCGCGGACGTAAAAAGGTTTGTCGCACTGGTACGCAGATACACAGCGATTGAAGAACTGACCTACGAAAACGTCCATGAATTTATTGACCGTATTCTTATTCACGAACTGGATAAGGAAACGAACACCCGCAAAATCGAAATCTTTTATAGCTTTGTCGGCAGAGTTGATACAGGCGACAAGCCTACTGAAAGTATCTCCTATTTCAGACAGATAGGAGCCGACGTAAAGAGTTATGCTATCTAA